One part of the Enterococcus sp. DIV1094 genome encodes these proteins:
- a CDS encoding glycosyl hydrolase family 18 protein encodes MKSVKKIGLAAMLFSSVVSTALPTVGQLSVVNAEEIQQTEQQASYRNVMYYGDWSIWGGEGNFYPKDIPADQLTHLNFAFLDFDSNGELVFTDADAATGAPVGLPGVQWNSASSGILNAIQDLRGKNPNMKIGVSLGGWSKSGDFSEVAANPTKRKNLVDNVAKFIKYTNMDFVDVDWEYPADVRQPDLVDNKNDEGTPHAKPEDKENYITLLNEIRETIDKQGEELGKTYELSVALPAAQGKLNSGIDVKRLFEVVDFANVMTYDLTGAWADTSGHHSALYGNPDDPNYDNGFSVDQTVEYLREKGAPSEKIVIGAAFYTRGWNEVAKGDNAETPGLFQKATQSNKDADQTPSYGAKNKNPLTVGDGGRASGVWPYRDITTLLGNTSGLKEYWDDVAKAPFMYSETTGEFFTYENEKSVTYKTEYVKENQLGGIISWQQSQDKETTGTKRDKLTNAIKQGLFGSEKLPEFEIKSTPLDVDVEISTYTQYGVSGYDVKITNKEKMEETSSVLKLVEFSQETIKLPKLVIPMATNEKLGAGDYKAGKVTNVDGAAIVDLSSVYDGKEIKPGASYEFRLSSSSAEADVAVDNIDSITLSQRIGDEGIEINKQVIFGEGSTTEPGTPDTEAPSVPTGLTTTTIGETNVSLSWTKSTDDKAVAGYYIFRDGKQVGQSATTTFTDAGLTENTEYSYTVKAFDRAGNVSQESKALVVKTLEKAPADLEAPSIPVDLKASTIGEKNVSLSWTRSTDNVAVAGYYVFRDGKQVGQTATTTFADAGLTPNTEYTYTVKAFDAAGNVSEESKALVVKTLEETTPPAEGEWDPKKDYNAGDVVTHKGKTYRAKWWTRGNEPGTEQWGPWELIDSDETTPSIEGDWDSKKGYVAGEVVTHKGNKYRAKWWNQGNEPGTEQWGPWELIG; translated from the coding sequence ATGAAAAGTGTTAAAAAAATTGGGTTGGCAGCAATGTTATTTTCTTCTGTTGTTTCAACAGCACTTCCTACAGTTGGACAATTGTCTGTAGTGAATGCTGAAGAAATCCAGCAGACTGAACAGCAAGCAAGTTATAGAAACGTAATGTACTATGGTGACTGGTCGATTTGGGGCGGCGAAGGAAACTTTTATCCAAAAGATATCCCAGCTGATCAATTGACACACCTGAATTTTGCCTTTTTAGATTTTGATAGTAATGGCGAGTTAGTCTTTACTGATGCAGACGCAGCGACTGGCGCACCTGTTGGATTACCGGGCGTACAATGGAACTCTGCTAGTTCTGGTATCTTAAATGCAATTCAAGATTTACGTGGAAAAAATCCAAACATGAAAATTGGTGTTTCATTAGGTGGTTGGTCTAAATCAGGTGATTTCTCTGAAGTAGCAGCAAACCCAACGAAACGTAAGAACCTTGTAGATAATGTCGCAAAATTTATTAAGTATACAAATATGGACTTTGTGGATGTGGACTGGGAGTATCCAGCGGATGTTCGTCAACCAGATTTAGTGGATAACAAAAATGACGAAGGAACACCACACGCAAAACCAGAAGACAAAGAAAATTACATAACATTATTGAACGAAATTCGCGAAACGATCGACAAACAAGGTGAAGAATTAGGTAAAACATATGAATTGTCTGTGGCATTACCAGCAGCACAAGGAAAATTAAATTCAGGAATCGACGTAAAACGATTATTTGAAGTTGTAGACTTCGCAAATGTCATGACTTATGACTTAACTGGTGCATGGGCGGACACAAGTGGTCACCATTCAGCACTTTATGGAAATCCAGATGATCCTAACTATGACAATGGTTTTTCTGTTGACCAAACAGTTGAATACCTACGTGAAAAAGGTGCGCCTTCAGAGAAAATCGTTATTGGTGCAGCATTCTACACTCGTGGATGGAACGAAGTAGCAAAAGGGGACAATGCAGAAACTCCAGGATTATTCCAAAAAGCAACACAATCAAATAAAGATGCGGACCAAACACCAAGTTATGGAGCAAAAAATAAAAATCCATTAACAGTAGGTGACGGTGGACGCGCAAGTGGTGTATGGCCATATCGAGATATCACAACTTTACTTGGCAATACTTCTGGCTTGAAAGAATATTGGGATGACGTAGCGAAAGCGCCATTTATGTACAGCGAAACAACTGGCGAATTCTTTACTTATGAAAATGAAAAATCAGTCACTTATAAAACTGAGTATGTGAAAGAAAATCAACTTGGTGGAATCATTTCATGGCAACAATCACAAGATAAAGAAACAACTGGAACAAAACGCGATAAATTGACCAATGCAATCAAACAAGGATTGTTTGGCAGTGAAAAACTTCCAGAATTTGAAATCAAGAGCACGCCATTGGATGTCGATGTTGAGATCTCAACGTATACACAATATGGCGTGAGTGGTTACGATGTAAAAATTACGAACAAGGAAAAAATGGAAGAAACTTCTTCTGTATTGAAATTAGTTGAATTTTCACAAGAAACAATCAAATTACCTAAATTAGTGATCCCAATGGCGACAAATGAAAAACTTGGCGCTGGCGATTACAAAGCAGGTAAAGTAACAAACGTGGATGGCGCTGCAATCGTTGATTTGTCTTCTGTTTACGATGGGAAAGAAATCAAGCCAGGTGCATCTTATGAGTTCAGATTAAGCTCAAGCTCTGCTGAAGCAGATGTCGCTGTTGACAATATCGACTCAATCACTTTAAGCCAAAGAATTGGTGATGAAGGAATTGAGATCAATAAACAAGTCATCTTTGGTGAAGGTTCAACAACTGAACCAGGTACACCGGATACAGAAGCACCGTCAGTACCAACAGGTCTTACAACTACAACGATCGGCGAAACAAATGTTTCACTATCATGGACAAAATCAACAGATGATAAAGCAGTAGCGGGCTACTATATTTTCCGCGATGGCAAACAAGTAGGTCAATCAGCAACAACTACATTTACTGATGCAGGTCTAACTGAAAATACTGAATATTCATATACAGTAAAAGCATTTGATCGCGCGGGAAATGTGTCACAAGAAAGTAAAGCATTAGTTGTAAAAACATTAGAAAAAGCACCGGCAGATTTAGAAGCACCTTCAATTCCAGTAGATTTGAAAGCTTCAACGATTGGTGAGAAAAATGTCTCATTGTCTTGGACTCGTTCAACTGACAATGTAGCAGTAGCAGGTTACTATGTTTTCCGTGATGGCAAACAAGTAGGTCAAACAGCAACAACTACATTTGCTGATGCTGGTTTGACACCAAATACCGAATACACATATACAGTAAAAGCATTTGATGCAGCAGGAAATGTTTCAGAAGAAAGTAAAGCACTAGTTGTCAAAACTTTAGAAGAAACAACTCCGCCAGCTGAAGGTGAATGGGATCCGAAGAAAGATTACAATGCAGGAGACGTAGTGACTCATAAAGGCAAAACGTACCGTGCAAAATGGTGGACTCGTGGCAATGAGCCAGGGACTGAACAATGGGGACCATGGGAATTAATCGATTCAGATGAAACAACTCCGTCAATCGAAGGCGATTGGGATAGTAAAAAAGGTTATGTTGCAGGAGAAGTAGTCACTCATAAAGGCAACAAGTATCGCGCAAAATGGTGGAATCAAGGTAACGAGCCAGGAACTGAACAATGGGGACCATGGGAATTAATCGGTTAA
- a CDS encoding TetR/AcrR family transcriptional regulator yields the protein MVHRYNKDTQEKILKEANRLFMSKGYQGTSTREIAKNAGITQPNLYHYFSDKEKLYCAVLEEHLSTVGTDLRAILEENKLDFKQSLTKMTKYLIDTHLLDLFMMHHDLKSNLSAETRNHLFSLWKKSYREPFEVIFSTNQPLMRTHVTTEIAAKHFFLLLAPYITESSNSLENPFSVEQLIDLYLHGVLAE from the coding sequence TTGGTCCATCGATACAATAAGGATACACAAGAGAAAATTTTAAAAGAAGCGAATCGTTTATTTATGTCAAAAGGCTATCAAGGAACTTCAACACGGGAGATTGCCAAAAATGCTGGAATTACCCAACCAAACCTTTATCATTATTTTAGTGATAAAGAAAAATTGTATTGTGCAGTTTTAGAAGAGCATTTGAGTACTGTAGGTACAGACTTAAGAGCGATTTTAGAAGAGAATAAACTTGATTTTAAACAATCTTTGACTAAAATGACGAAGTATTTGATCGATACCCATCTTTTAGACCTTTTTATGATGCACCATGATTTAAAATCAAACCTTTCTGCCGAGACGAGAAATCATCTTTTTAGCTTGTGGAAAAAAAGTTATCGTGAACCATTTGAAGTGATCTTTTCGACAAATCAGCCTTTGATGCGTACGCATGTTACAACAGAAATAGCTGCAAAACATTTTTTTCTTCTGTTAGCACCATACATTACGGAATCGTCAAATTCACTTGAAAATCCGTTTAGTGTCGAACAATTGATCGATTTATATCTTCACGGTGTATTAGCTGAGTAA
- a CDS encoding glycosyl hydrolase family 18 protein, with amino-acid sequence MKKIKKVSLVALLFSSVVSMAFPAFSEAPEVHAEEVQQSQEAPYRNVMYYGDWSIWGGEGNFYPKDIPADQITHLNFAFLDFDSNGDLEFTDADAAVGAPVGQTGVQWNSASSGILNAIQDLRGKNPNMRIGVSLGGWSKSGDFSEVAADPVKRQNLVENVTRFIKYTNMDFVDVDWEYPVDVRQPDLVDNVNDEGTPHAIPEDKENYITLLNEIRESIDEQGEELGKTYELSVALPASQGRLTAGIDIDGLFEVVDFANIMTYDMNGGWGDRSGHHTALYGNPADPNYNQGLSVDQTVQFLRNEGAPAEKIVIGAAFYTRGWHEVAEGNDPLLPGLFQTAEQSNRNADLSPTFGAKNKSPLVVGDGGRAGGVWPYRNIPDLINATSGLTEYWDDVAKAPYMYSSETGEFFSFDNVRSIGYKTQYVQEEELGGVISWMQSQDKETTSTKRDELTNAIKDGLFGNTPLPQHEIVTAPLAIDVEIIPYTENNVSGYEITVTNNETLTESSTVLSAVEAAQKTVKLPKFTIDLNSNETLSAGDYKAGTVTMDDSTVTVDLSSVYDGREIAPGDSYDFRLQSDDSVVSVDHFDTMTLSQRIGTDGIEINHQVIFGAEDPDPSDVEAPSIPTNVAATAIDATEVTLGWTASTDNHRVAGYYVYRDGQLVGQPRTPSFTDTGLTPDMVYTYTVKAFDASNNVSAASQPVIVQTLDTVTPGYPAWDQTQIYVAGDRVTHLGHTYQAKWWTRGDEPGTQQWGPWDLIN; translated from the coding sequence ATGAAAAAAATAAAGAAAGTTAGTTTGGTCGCTTTGTTATTTTCTTCGGTTGTTTCGATGGCATTTCCAGCATTTTCTGAGGCGCCTGAGGTTCATGCTGAAGAGGTACAACAATCACAAGAGGCTCCTTATCGTAACGTCATGTACTATGGGGATTGGTCGATTTGGGGGGGAGAAGGGAATTTCTATCCTAAAGATATTCCTGCCGATCAGATCACTCATTTGAACTTTGCCTTTTTAGATTTTGACAGCAATGGTGATTTAGAATTTACGGATGCTGATGCAGCGGTAGGTGCGCCTGTTGGACAAACAGGAGTTCAGTGGAACTCAGCAAGCTCGGGTATCTTGAATGCCATTCAGGATCTGCGTGGAAAAAATCCAAATATGAGAATTGGGGTTTCTTTAGGTGGTTGGTCTAAATCAGGTGATTTTTCTGAAGTAGCCGCTGATCCAGTCAAACGACAGAATTTGGTAGAAAATGTCACCCGATTTATCAAATACACGAATATGGATTTTGTCGATGTCGATTGGGAGTATCCTGTTGACGTTCGCCAGCCTGACTTGGTAGATAATGTCAATGATGAAGGAACGCCACATGCGATACCAGAAGATAAAGAAAATTATATTACTTTACTTAATGAGATTCGTGAATCCATTGATGAACAAGGAGAAGAATTAGGGAAAACCTATGAGTTATCAGTAGCACTACCTGCATCTCAAGGCAGACTAACTGCTGGGATCGATATTGACGGTCTATTTGAAGTTGTTGATTTTGCCAATATCATGACTTATGACATGAACGGTGGCTGGGGAGATCGCAGTGGCCATCATACCGCACTTTATGGCAATCCGGCTGATCCAAATTATAACCAAGGCCTTTCAGTTGATCAGACGGTCCAATTTTTACGAAATGAAGGTGCTCCAGCTGAGAAAATCGTGATCGGTGCTGCTTTTTACACACGTGGTTGGCATGAAGTAGCAGAGGGCAATGATCCTTTACTACCTGGATTGTTCCAAACAGCCGAACAAAGCAATCGAAACGCCGATCTTTCACCAACTTTCGGTGCGAAAAATAAAAGTCCATTAGTAGTAGGCGATGGTGGTAGAGCCGGTGGTGTTTGGCCTTACCGCAATATTCCAGATTTGATCAATGCGACAAGTGGATTGACTGAATATTGGGACGATGTCGCAAAGGCGCCTTACATGTATAGTTCAGAAACAGGTGAATTTTTCAGTTTCGATAATGTGCGCTCGATCGGATACAAAACGCAATATGTGCAGGAAGAAGAATTGGGTGGTGTGATTTCTTGGATGCAGTCACAAGACAAAGAAACCACGAGTACAAAGCGTGATGAGCTGACGAATGCGATCAAAGATGGATTATTTGGTAATACGCCATTACCACAGCATGAAATCGTCACTGCACCTTTAGCTATCGACGTTGAAATCATTCCTTATACTGAAAACAATGTAAGCGGATACGAAATCACGGTAACAAATAATGAAACATTAACAGAGTCATCTACTGTATTAAGCGCTGTGGAAGCGGCCCAGAAAACAGTTAAATTGCCTAAATTTACGATCGATCTGAATAGCAATGAAACATTAAGTGCAGGCGATTATAAAGCTGGAACTGTCACTATGGATGACAGCACAGTGACTGTTGATCTATCTTCCGTTTATGATGGAAGAGAAATCGCGCCAGGAGATTCTTATGATTTCCGACTACAATCCGATGATTCCGTCGTTTCGGTGGATCATTTCGACACGATGACTTTAAGCCAACGAATTGGTACGGATGGTATCGAGATCAATCACCAAGTGATTTTTGGTGCAGAAGACCCAGATCCTTCTGATGTCGAAGCACCATCGATTCCAACTAATGTGGCAGCAACAGCAATAGATGCGACAGAAGTGACATTGGGTTGGACAGCTTCGACGGATAATCACCGAGTAGCTGGTTACTATGTTTACCGTGATGGTCAATTAGTTGGACAACCACGTACACCATCATTTACAGATACCGGGTTAACACCTGATATGGTATACACTTATACAGTCAAAGCCTTTGATGCGTCAAACAATGTCTCGGCTGCCAGTCAACCGGTGATCGTTCAAACGTTAGATACTGTTACGCCTGGATACCCGGCGTGGGATCAGACACAAATCTATGTTGCTGGGGACAGAGTCACACACTTAGGGCATACGTATCAAGCGAAGTGGTGGACACGAGGTGATGAGCCCGGAACGCAACAATGGGGACCATGGGATTTGATTAATTAA
- a CDS encoding ABC transporter ATP-binding protein, whose amino-acid sequence MKAIEFIDVEKSFKDGDQTIQALKKTNMSVDKGEFVAIIGPSGSGKSTFLTIAGGLQTPNKGIVKINGEDFSEQPEKKRVKLRFKEIGFILQASNLVPFLTVKKQLMLVDKIKHENRQDEAKQLFEQLGVDKLLNKYPEDLSGGERQRVAIARALYNDPSIILADEPTASLDSEKAVEVVEILAKESKEKNKAIIMVTHDTRLIDRCDKVFMIEDGVFQEKK is encoded by the coding sequence ATGAAAGCAATTGAATTTATAGACGTTGAAAAAAGCTTTAAAGATGGTGATCAAACCATCCAAGCGCTGAAAAAAACAAATATGAGTGTCGATAAAGGAGAATTTGTCGCGATCATTGGACCATCTGGTTCCGGAAAGAGTACCTTCTTGACGATTGCGGGAGGTTTACAGACACCCAATAAGGGAATCGTGAAAATAAATGGAGAAGATTTCAGTGAACAACCGGAGAAAAAAAGGGTAAAATTACGCTTCAAGGAAATCGGTTTTATTCTTCAAGCGTCCAATCTGGTCCCGTTTTTGACCGTCAAGAAGCAACTGATGTTAGTCGATAAAATCAAACACGAAAATCGACAAGACGAAGCGAAGCAATTGTTCGAACAACTTGGTGTCGATAAACTACTCAATAAATATCCAGAAGATCTTTCAGGTGGCGAACGACAAAGAGTTGCAATTGCCCGAGCACTTTATAATGATCCTTCCATCATTTTAGCGGACGAACCAACGGCTAGTTTAGATTCGGAAAAAGCAGTAGAAGTTGTGGAGATCTTAGCGAAAGAATCGAAGGAAAAAAATAAAGCAATCATTATGGTTACTCATGATACCCGACTTATTGACAGATGTGATAAAGTATTTATGATAGAAGATGGTGTCTTTCAAGAAAAAAAATAA